One window of Silurus meridionalis isolate SWU-2019-XX chromosome 9, ASM1480568v1, whole genome shotgun sequence genomic DNA carries:
- the rbm34 gene encoding RNA-binding protein 34: MKKKHAAKSEAVVAKAAQQKDYVVGLVSDSLTPDQTTSGALSSLFSVATKKNTLVFIPAPKPEVKAGPIKQEACRVAGGGEAVKQKKAKQKSAAEKKLEDREESLKNADDAEEEKRPKKAKRKAPEADDDEETLADALSVKRRKVTWNKAEERIKQKRTVFVGNLPVNCTKKDLKKLFRDLGAIESVRFRSVLREDPTMSRRLAAIRRQVDPKKTSINAYVVFKDEDGAANALQRNGMEIQKDVYIRVDRVAQYGSHDHKRSIFVGNLPYDITELPLRQHFEDCGNVEAVRLVRDRNTGAGKGFGYVLFESTDAVMLALKLNGSRLLERSIRVKRSVKKEKVKNESEKKGRGPPGKGDKGQHGRDAAKKKGPQPTNFKGPKRAENNKPTGKPFKKSPAMGNKTSTSFMGNKSDPVSKKGKGLRKKFKSNNKSKPFHI; this comes from the exons ATGAAGAAGAAGCACGCTGCGAAGAG CGAGGCGGTGGTCGCTAAAGCTGCTCAGCAGAAGGATTATGTTGTTGGCCTGGTATCAGACAGCCTGACTCCAGATCAGACCACATCAGGGGCACTATCCTCTCTTTTTTCAGTTGCCACTAAAAAGAACACCCTGGTCTTCATTCCAGCACCAAAA CCAGAAGTGAAGGCCGGTCCTATAAAACAGGAAGCATGTCGTGTAGCAGGTGGAGGAGAAGCAGTGAAACAGAAGAAGGCCAAACAGAAATCAGCAGCTGAAAAGAAGCTGGAGGACAG GGAGGAATCGTTAAAAAACGCAGACGACGCCGAAGAGGAAAAACGTCCGAAAAAGGCCAAGCGCAAAGCTCCAGAAGCGGACGATGATGAAGAAACGCTGGCAGACGCACTTTCCGTGAAACGCCGCAAAGTGACCTGGAACAAAGCGGAAGAGAGAATTAAACAGAAAAGGACCGTGTTTGTGGGGAACCTGCCTGTGAACTGCACAAAGAAG GATCTGAAAAAGCTCTTCAGGGATCTGGGAGCCATCGAGTCGGTGCGATTTCGCTCAGTC CTTCGGGAAGACCCAACCATGTCCCGCAGGCTCGCTGCTATCCG aCGGCAAGTCGaccccaaaaaaacaagcattaatGCTTATGTGGTGTTCAAGGATGAGGATGGAGCAGCAAACGCCCTACAAAG GAATGGCATGGAGATTCAGAAAGACGTTTACATCAGAGTGGATCGAGTTGCCCAGTACGGTTCG CATGACCATAAGAGGTCTATCTTTGTGGGCAACCTTCCATATG ATATAACTGAGCTGCCTTTACGCCAGCACTTTGAGGATTGTGGAAATGTAGAGGCTGTGCGATTAGTGAGGGATCGAAATACCGGAGCGGGAAAAGGCTTTGGTTACGTTCTCTTTGAG AGCACAGATGCTGTCATGTTGGCGCTGAAGCTGAATGGCTCACGGCTGCTCGAGCGGAGTATCAGGGTGAAGCGCTCAGTGAAGAAGGAGAAGGTAAAAAACGAGAGCGAGAAGAAGGGAAGGGGTCCACCTGGGAAAGGAGATAAAGGGCAGCACGGGCGAgatgcagcaaagaaaaagggACCACAGCCCACAAACTTCAAGGGGCCAAAGCGTGCCGAGAACAACAAACCCACAGGAAAGCCCTTCAAGAAATCGCCTGCGATGGGAAACAAAACATCGACCTCTTTCATGGGAAACAAGTCGGATCCCGTttccaaaaagggcaaaggaCTGAGAAAGAAATTTAAATCTAACAATAAGTCGAAACCCTTTCACATTTAA